In Longimicrobiaceae bacterium, the sequence TCGAGCGTCAGGCCGGAGTCGGCTTGCTCGCACCCTCCCAGGATCGCCGCCAGGGCCAACACGGCCAGCGAGGATCGGCGCATCCACTTCGATGCTTTCATCTTGTCTCCCTGTCTCTGAAAATGTCGACCAGCGTTTCGGCGAAGGAGGAGAGAACGTGCCGTGCTCGTCAATGAAATCGCCCCGGGAAGTGCAACCCCGGCATGACCTTCGGGAAGCTCGGCGGTGAACGGCCAAAGTTTCCCTGCATGCGATTATCGGCAGCGGCTCTGAAAACTTTAGTGAGGGGATACCGTGGGAAGGGCGGTCAGCGCTGTGCCTCAGCGGGGGTACCGAGGACCTCGCGGACGCGGCGGAGCAGGATGTCCGGCGTGAAGGGTTTCTCCAGGAAGGCCACACCCGATACCAGCACGCCATGCTGGCTGATTGCTTCATCGGTGTAGCCCGACATGAAGAGAACACGGAGGTCGGGATGTGTCTTCTGCAGCGCGTCGGCGAGCTCGCGGCCGCTCATCCCCGGCATGATGACGTCGGTCAGGAGCAGGTCCACGGGTTCCGAGCGGTTGGCCATGATCTCCAGCGCCTCCTGCCCGTTCTCCGCCTCGAGCACCGTATAGCCCATCCGGTCGAGCACGCGACGGACCAGCACGCGAACCGCCTTCTCGTCTTCCACCAGCAGGACCGTCTCGGTGCCTTCCACCAGGCTCGATTCGAGGCGCCGCTCCGGTACCGGGACCTCCTCGTCCACCAGAGGAAGGTGGATCCGGAACTCCGCCCCCTCTCCCGGCTCGCTCTCCACCGTGACGAATCCACCGCTCTGCTGCACGATGCCGTAGACGGTCGAGAGGCCGAGGCCGGTCCCCCGCCCCTGGTCCTTGGTGGTGAAGAACGGCTCGAAGATCCGTTGCTGGATCTCGCGCGTCATTCCCGACCCCGTGTCCCGCACGGAGAGAACGGCGTACCGGCCGGGTGCCGCCTCGCCGTGGCGCTGTGCCTGCTCGGGAGTGATCTCCTCGTTCCAGGTGCGGATCGATAGCCGCCCGCCGCTCGGCATCGCATCGCGGGCGTTCACCACCAGGTTGAGAAGGATCTGCTCGATCTGTCCGGGGTCGGCGCGGACCTGCCCGAGGTCGGGCGCACGCTCCGTGATCAGCTCCACGTCCTCCCCGATCAGGCGCCGGAGCATCTTCTCCATGTCCTTGACCGAGGAGTTCAGATCCATCACCCGCGGCTGGAGCACCTGCTTGCGGCTGAAGGCCAGGAGCTGGCGCGTGAGGGAGGCGGCGCGATTGGCCGCGGCCTGGATCTCGTGGGCGAAGGGATAGCGTGGATCGCGCTGATCGAAATCGAGCAGCAACAGCTCCGTGAACCCTTTGATCGCGGTGAGCAGGTTGTTGAAGTCGTGAGCGACGCCGCCGGCGAGCCTGCCGACCGCCTCCATCTTCTGCGCCTGCAGCAGCTGCTCGCGGCTCTCGTGCAACTCCTCCTCCGCCTGACGGCGCTCGGTGACGTCACGGGAGTTCACCACCACACCGGCCACCGCCGGGTCGTCCAGCAGATTCTCGCTCACCGACTCCAGCACCCGCCAGGAGCCATCCCGATGCCGCACCCGGGCTTCGACGGGCTGCGTGAGGTTGCCGCTGCGGATCGCCGCGTTGAAAGCCTCCCGCACCCGCGCGACGTCTTCCGGATGGATCAGGTCGAAGTAGTTGCGGCCCAGCAGCTCGTTCGGCTCGTAACCGAGCAGGCGGCGAACGGAAGGGCTGTCGAAGAGGATGGCGCCTTCCGCGTCGAGCACAGTAATGATGTCGAGGGCGTTCTCGATCAGGGACCGGAAGTGTGCTTCGCTGCGGCGGAGCGCCGCCTCGGCCTGCTTCTGCTGCGTGATGTCGCGCGCCAGGGTGGAGAGGAACTCCACCGTCCCCCCGGGCGATTTGTGCGCGAGCATTACCTGCGAGGTGGGGATCTCCCGGCCATCGGGCGCTATCAGCATCGTCTCGCCCGACCAGACCCCATCGCGGATCGCGGTGGGGATCCCTTCGCGTAGAAGCAGATCGGTGACCGGTTGCGGGAAGAGGTCGGTCACCGTGACGGAGGAGAGGTCGTCCTCGGGCTCCAGTCCCGCGACGCGGCGGAAGGCGCTGTTCACCGCCAGCGCCCGACCGCGCGGGTCGAAAAGGGCGATGAAGTCGGGAGTCGCTTCCAGGAAGGTCTGCAGCCGCCGCTGCGACTCCATGGCGTCGCGCACGGCGGTGATGTCGCGGGCGTTCACCAGGATCCCGTCGACCGCCGGGTCGTCCAGGAGGTTCCGCGCAGTGACCTCGAAGGTGCGCCACGAGCCGTCGTGGTGGCGCAGGCGGCACTCGATCGGCTCGCGACATTCCTGGCCGCGCAGCACGCGCGCCAGACCCTCCATCACGCGCGGGGCATCCGTGGGATGGGTCAGTGAGAAGGTGTTCTGTCCGACCAGGTGTTCGGGGTCGTACCCGAGCACCCGCTCCACGGAGGGCGTGACGTAGACGAGGGTGGCCCCCGGCGACAGGATCGCCAGGAGATCAGTGGAGTTCTCGACCAGCGAGCGGAAGCGGACCTGCCGCTCCTTCTCGTCGTCGCGGTGCCGACCACGCTCGGCCAGGGTGGGCTCCGCCAGGAGAGCCAGGTCATGGAGCAGCTCGATCTCGTCCGGATCCCACTCCCGCCGCTGCCGATCGGCCACGCCGAGCACGCCGAGCCTTTCGCCGACGGCGTCCAGGATCATCACGGCAGCGGCGGAGGCGACCTCGATGCCTGCGTCCGCCAGCTTCTCTTGCAGGCCACGCGAGATCAGGTCCTCAGGGTGGACCTGACCGTTCGCGGACGCGGCGGTACTGCCCAGAAGTTGGACGAGCGTGCTCTTGGCTTTTCGGCCCAGCGGCTCCTCCAACCCCCAGCAGGAGGCCAGCGACAGCCTCTCCCCCTCCTGCACCGCCAGCAGACCGACCGGCGCGGAGAGAGCGCGCGCGGCCGAGCGCGCCAGTCCGTGCAGCACGGGCGCACCGGGACCGCCGTCCGCAACGCGGCTGGTCGATGAGCGTCTGTGCTCGCGGTCGGAGGAGTCTATCGGTGGCACTGCCCCTGGCAGTAATGGTGTAACAAACTCGCGCCAGTCCGCTCCCGACATAGACGCCTACCGGAGTCTCGGCAGAAACCCCTTCTCTCTGCAACGATTCGAGTTACGTCGTTTCGGGGCCACGCACGGCGGGAACCGGGAGGGGTTCTGCTGCGGAGGACGGCTAGCGCAAGGTAATCCCCGCCGCCAGGCGAAGCAATCCTCGACGTGACTGTGATTTGCGCGTCCTGGACACGAACTGCTCCCCTTCCCTCGAGGTCGCGCCGATGCTTCAGTGACGCAGCCCTACAAGTGCGGTGCATGCGGTCAATTCGGGGCTCCGGCCCTGGCGAGGTGGCCTCCTGTGTGCGAGACTGGCAGGAGCACGGCCGTACCACGACCCGATCCAATCTCAGCATGTCCCAGTTTTTTCGTGGACGTAGCGATTCCGACACCAACTCGAAGCTGGAGCGGGAGCTCGCCTCGCTCGAGGAGCAAGCGCGAAGCGCCTCACCGGGGTACGAGACGCAGTTCCTGAATCGCGCCGGGAACCTCTGTGTCGAGGCCGGGATGCCGCAGCGGGCGCTGGCGTACTTCGGCCGCGCGATCGACGCCTACCTCGAGTCGGGTCGCTTCAGCGCCGCGGAGGTGCTCTGCCGCAAGGTCCTCCGCATCTCGCCGGAGGCGGTGCGCGCGCGCTGCACGCTGGCCTGGCTCGCCATTGGCAAGGGAATGCGGACCGAGACGGAGGAGGAGATCGCCGACTACGTGCGCGCGGCTCAACGCGCCGGCAAGGAAGGGCTCGCCGCCCGCCAGCTGGTGATGATGGCCGAGGCCGCGACCCGTATTGAGCTGCGGGAGCGGCTGGCCGAGCACCTGGTGGAGCTCGGCGCGGACGTGGACGCCGACCGCGTGCTGGGCCTGGTTTACGCCGAGCGGAACGGACTGCGGCCCCCTCCGGCCCAGGACGAGGGGAAGCTGTGGGCCAAGCTGCTGCGTGCCGCGCTGATGGGGCCGCAGGAGCTCAAGGAGCAGCAGACCGGCCCGGCGGAAGACGGGGAGGACGCTGGCGAACCGGGCGCCACGTACCTTCCGGCGCTCGGAAAGGGCGAGGGCGAGCAGAGCTGACCACCGGTAGCAGGAGCGATCATCGTGGCGCGTCAGACGTTGGCTTCCGACCTGCTGCAGAACCGGGTGCTGCTGGTCACGGGTGGCGGCTCGGGGCTCGGGTTTTCGATGGCCCGGCGCTTCCTGGAGCTCGGCGCCCGCGTGGCACTGGTCGGCCGGAGCGAAGATCGGCTGCGCGAGGCCGCAGAAAAGCTCGGGGGTAGCCCGGAGCGTGTGCACGTCCAGCCCGCCGACGTGCGTGAGCCGGATGCGGTCGAGGCGGCGGTGGGGGCGATCGAGTCTGCTCTCGGCGCCATCGACGGAGTGGTCAACAACGCGGCCGGCAACTTCCTCGCCGCCACCGAGGATCTCTCTCCCCGCGCCTTCGACGCGGTCGTTCGCACCGTGCTCCACGGGACCTTTCACGTCACCCTGGCGGTCGGCCGCCGCATGATCGAGCGGCAAAGCGGCGGAGTGATGCTGAACATCACCACCACCTACGCGTGGACCGGGTCCGCCTTCGTGGTCCCCTCCGCGGCCGCCAAGGCCGGCGTCCTCGCTCTGACTCGATCGCTCGCGGTGGAATGGGCAACCTACGGCATCCGCGTGAACGCCATCGCCCCGGGGCCGTTCCCCACCGAAGGGGCCTGGCAGGCCCTCATGCCCACGCCCGAAGTGGAGGAACAGGCCCGGGCGCGGATTCCCATGGGGCGCTTCGGAGAGCACCACGAGCTGGCCGACCTGGCCGCGTTTCTGCTCTCCGACGCCGCGCCGTTCATCAACGGTGAGTGCGTGACCATTGACGGTGGGGAGTGGCTCGCCGCCGGCGGCGAGTTCAACCACCTGACTCGATTGCCGCGCGACCAGGTGAAAGCGGTCGCCAGACGGATGCGCAGGTGATGGTAAGGACGGCGGCCATTCTCGCCATCGGCGACGAGATCGTTACCGGAACCACGATCGATACCAACTCGCCGTTTCTGGCGGATGTTCTTCGCCAGATCGGCATCGACCCGATCGGCGGCTTCTCGGTGGCTGACGACGAGCAGCGCCTCGCACGCGCACTGGAGCGCGCCCTCGAGGACGCGGACGTGGTGTTGAGCACCGGCGGGCTGGGGCCCACGGTAGACGACCTCACCACTCAGGTGGTCGCACGCGTCGCGGGGCAGGAGCTCCGCACGCACGCACCCTCCCTGCGGCGGATCGAGGAGCGCTTCCGCGATCGCGGCCTGGAGATGCCCGCCAACAACGCCAAGCAGGCGCTTCTGCCGGAACGGGCGACGGTCATCCCCAATCCGATCGGCACCGCCCCCGGCTTCATCTGCCCGGTCGAGCGCGGGGCCGGCACGCGGTACGTGATCTCGCTGCCCGGGGTTCCCGCCGAGATGCGCGCGATGGTCACAGAGACGGTCATCCCGTGGCTACGGGAGCGCGCCGGTGAAGTGCGCTTCGCCAGCCGGACCTTCAGCACCTTCGGGCTCTCCGAATCCAAGCTGGACGAGTTGCTCGCCGGAGTGGTCTCTCCAGAGGAGGCGCGCCTCTCCTTCCGGGCCGCCTTTCCCCGCGTCCAGGCGCGCCTCACGGTCTCGGGCACGGACGAGCGCGCGCTGGAGGAAAGGCTCGACGCCCTGGAGCAGCGAGTGCGGGAGCGGCTGGGCCCGGCGATCTACGCGGTGGGAGACGTGGGCATGGAAGAGGTCGTCATCCGCCTCCTGACCGAGCACGGGCTCACGCTGGCCGTGGCCGAGTCGTGCACGGGCGGACTGATCGGTCACCGACTCACCGACGTGCCGGGCAGTTCGGCGGCCTTTCTGCTCGGGGTGGTGGCCTACGCGAACGAGGCGAAGGTGCAGCTGCTTGGCGTCCGCGAGGAGACGTTGCGGCAGCACGGGGCGGTCAGCACCGCCACCGCGGAGGAGATGGCGGCCGGCGCGCGGGGCGCGGCAGGCTCCTCCCTGGGGCTGGCGACCACCGGCATCGCGGGCCCCAGCGGTGGCACGCCGGAGAAGCCGGTGGGGACCGTGTGCGTGGCCCTCGCGTGGGAAGGCGGACGCTGGTCCCGGCGATTCGATCTGGGCGCGCGGGACCGCAGCTGGATCAAGCAGATGACCGCCCAGCTCGCCCTGGACCGGGTTCGCCGTTGGATTCTGGGGGAGCGTTCCCCCGGCGAGTGAGACGGTCCGGCTTGCCTCCGCTCGATTGGACGGAGGCGCCGCCCTCGCCTATCTTCCGGGCGAAATCGACCGCTCACTCAATGCTTCCGCCATGACAGCGTTCCAGGGAACCGTACTCGTCACCGGCGCCAGCTCCGGGATCGGGGAGGCCACCGCTCGCGCCTTCGCTGCCGCTGGCGCCCGCCTGATCCTGTCCGCCCGCCGGGTGGACCGCCTCCAGACTCTCGCCACCGAGTTCGCCGAGCGCCACGGCACCGAAACCCACATCGTGAAGCTGGACGTGCGCGATGCCGGCGTGGTCACCCGCAAGCTCGAGGATCTCCCGCCTGAATGGGCCGCGATCGACGTGCTGGTCAACAATGCCGGCCTGAGCCGCGGCCTGGACAGGATTCACGAGGGGAGCATTGCGGACTGGGACGAGATGATCGACACCAACGTGAAGGGGCTCCTCTACGTTACGCGCGCGGTGGTCCCGGGGATGGTCGAGCGCGGCAAGGGCCACGTCATCAACATCGGGTCGATCGCGGGGCATGAAGTCTACCCCGGAGGGGCCGTCTACTGTGCCACCAAGCACGCGGTCCGCGCCATCACGCAGGGGCTGCGAATCGACCTCCTCGGTACCGGAGTTCGCGTGACCTCGATCGACCCGGGCATGGTCGAGACCGAGTTCAGCATCGTTCGTTTCCACGGCGATCGCGAGCGCGCGGCCCGCGTCTACGAGGGGATGCAGCCGCTCACCGCCGAAGACATCGCCGACGCGATCGTCTACGCCGCTACCCGCCCCGCCCATGTCAACGTGGATGAGGTAATGGTAATGGCCACCGCGCAGGCAGGGGCGACGAGAGTCCATCGCAGGAGCACCGGTGAGTGATGGGTCGAGGGGATAGGTAGCCGAAAGCCCATTGCCGATGTTCTACCTGCGCGTCGCGCTGTCCCTGCTCGGCTTCGTCGGCGCCTCGATCTACGCCGTCTTCATCGCCCTGGTTCGGCGCGACCGCTCCCGCGTGGCCTACGACTACGCGCGGGCCATGGTAAAGCTGATGCGACCGCCGCTCGGCGTGAAGGTGCAGGTCGAGGGGCGAGAAAACATGACCCGCCAGCGGCCCTGCATCTACATCGCGAACCACCAGAGTGCCTTCGACGTCCCCGTGCTCGCCGAGCTCCACCTCCCTGACACGGTGGTGGTTGGCAAGAAGGAGCTCGCGCGGATACCCCTCTTCGGCTGGCTCTACAAGGTGACGGGGAACGTGCTCATCGATCGGTCCAACACGACTCACGCGGTCGGGCGGCTGCGGGAGGCGGAGGTGGCGATCCGCGAGCGAGGCGTCTCGGTGTGGATCTTTCCCGAGGGCACGCGCGGCCGGCTGCCCGGTCAACTCCTACCGTTCAAGAAGGGGGCGTTCTACATGGCGGTGGCGACCGGCGCGCCGCTGGTTCCCGTGGTCGTGGGGCCGGTCAGCGAGGTGTTCGACCTGCATCGCCGGATCGCCCGGCCGGGGACGGTGTCGGTACGCGTGCTGGCGCCGATTCCCACGGAGGGGCTGGGGGATGCGGACGTGGGCGAGTTGATGCGGGTGGCACGCGAGCGCATGGAGAAGGCCCTCACGGAGCTCTCGAGCGGGCTCGCACCCCGGACCGTCCCCGCCAAAGGTGTGAGGCCGGAGCTTCCGGGCTGAGAGCCGGCCGGTAAGCGCCGGCGCAGTCCCCGCTCCAAGGACACTCCGGGGGTCGGCGGTGACTATTCCGAGGACGGGGAGATGCGA encodes:
- a CDS encoding PAS domain S-box protein produces the protein MPPIDSSDREHRRSSTSRVADGGPGAPVLHGLARSAARALSAPVGLLAVQEGERLSLASCWGLEEPLGRKAKSTLVQLLGSTAASANGQVHPEDLISRGLQEKLADAGIEVASAAAVMILDAVGERLGVLGVADRQRREWDPDEIELLHDLALLAEPTLAERGRHRDDEKERQVRFRSLVENSTDLLAILSPGATLVYVTPSVERVLGYDPEHLVGQNTFSLTHPTDAPRVMEGLARVLRGQECREPIECRLRHHDGSWRTFEVTARNLLDDPAVDGILVNARDITAVRDAMESQRRLQTFLEATPDFIALFDPRGRALAVNSAFRRVAGLEPEDDLSSVTVTDLFPQPVTDLLLREGIPTAIRDGVWSGETMLIAPDGREIPTSQVMLAHKSPGGTVEFLSTLARDITQQKQAEAALRRSEAHFRSLIENALDIITVLDAEGAILFDSPSVRRLLGYEPNELLGRNYFDLIHPEDVARVREAFNAAIRSGNLTQPVEARVRHRDGSWRVLESVSENLLDDPAVAGVVVNSRDVTERRQAEEELHESREQLLQAQKMEAVGRLAGGVAHDFNNLLTAIKGFTELLLLDFDQRDPRYPFAHEIQAAANRAASLTRQLLAFSRKQVLQPRVMDLNSSVKDMEKMLRRLIGEDVELITERAPDLGQVRADPGQIEQILLNLVVNARDAMPSGGRLSIRTWNEEITPEQAQRHGEAAPGRYAVLSVRDTGSGMTREIQQRIFEPFFTTKDQGRGTGLGLSTVYGIVQQSGGFVTVESEPGEGAEFRIHLPLVDEEVPVPERRLESSLVEGTETVLLVEDEKAVRVLVRRVLDRMGYTVLEAENGQEALEIMANRSEPVDLLLTDVIMPGMSGRELADALQKTHPDLRVLFMSGYTDEAISQHGVLVSGVAFLEKPFTPDILLRRVREVLGTPAEAQR
- a CDS encoding SDR family oxidoreductase, yielding MARQTLASDLLQNRVLLVTGGGSGLGFSMARRFLELGARVALVGRSEDRLREAAEKLGGSPERVHVQPADVREPDAVEAAVGAIESALGAIDGVVNNAAGNFLAATEDLSPRAFDAVVRTVLHGTFHVTLAVGRRMIERQSGGVMLNITTTYAWTGSAFVVPSAAAKAGVLALTRSLAVEWATYGIRVNAIAPGPFPTEGAWQALMPTPEVEEQARARIPMGRFGEHHELADLAAFLLSDAAPFINGECVTIDGGEWLAAGGEFNHLTRLPRDQVKAVARRMRR
- a CDS encoding competence/damage-inducible protein A, whose translation is MVRTAAILAIGDEIVTGTTIDTNSPFLADVLRQIGIDPIGGFSVADDEQRLARALERALEDADVVLSTGGLGPTVDDLTTQVVARVAGQELRTHAPSLRRIEERFRDRGLEMPANNAKQALLPERATVIPNPIGTAPGFICPVERGAGTRYVISLPGVPAEMRAMVTETVIPWLRERAGEVRFASRTFSTFGLSESKLDELLAGVVSPEEARLSFRAAFPRVQARLTVSGTDERALEERLDALEQRVRERLGPAIYAVGDVGMEEVVIRLLTEHGLTLAVAESCTGGLIGHRLTDVPGSSAAFLLGVVAYANEAKVQLLGVREETLRQHGAVSTATAEEMAAGARGAAGSSLGLATTGIAGPSGGTPEKPVGTVCVALAWEGGRWSRRFDLGARDRSWIKQMTAQLALDRVRRWILGERSPGE
- a CDS encoding SDR family oxidoreductase, whose protein sequence is MTAFQGTVLVTGASSGIGEATARAFAAAGARLILSARRVDRLQTLATEFAERHGTETHIVKLDVRDAGVVTRKLEDLPPEWAAIDVLVNNAGLSRGLDRIHEGSIADWDEMIDTNVKGLLYVTRAVVPGMVERGKGHVINIGSIAGHEVYPGGAVYCATKHAVRAITQGLRIDLLGTGVRVTSIDPGMVETEFSIVRFHGDRERAARVYEGMQPLTAEDIADAIVYAATRPAHVNVDEVMVMATAQAGATRVHRRSTGE
- a CDS encoding lysophospholipid acyltransferase family protein; this translates as MFYLRVALSLLGFVGASIYAVFIALVRRDRSRVAYDYARAMVKLMRPPLGVKVQVEGRENMTRQRPCIYIANHQSAFDVPVLAELHLPDTVVVGKKELARIPLFGWLYKVTGNVLIDRSNTTHAVGRLREAEVAIRERGVSVWIFPEGTRGRLPGQLLPFKKGAFYMAVATGAPLVPVVVGPVSEVFDLHRRIARPGTVSVRVLAPIPTEGLGDADVGELMRVARERMEKALTELSSGLAPRTVPAKGVRPELPG